In Aegilops tauschii subsp. strangulata cultivar AL8/78 chromosome 3, Aet v6.0, whole genome shotgun sequence, one genomic interval encodes:
- the LOC109768708 gene encoding rust resistance kinase Lr10-like, translating to MEEMLRMYGSLAPKRYKYSELKQMTSPFKDKLGEGGYGTVFRGSLQDGCAVAVNLLKVSNGKEEFLNEAISICRTSHINIVGLLGFCLEGANRARVYEYMANGSLEKYIHTENSDLVIGWDKLQQIAHGIARGLEYLHQGCSTRIIHFAIKPHNILLDQDFCPKIADLGLAKLCHLKAGSILSVAEARGTIGFIAPEVFSRDFGVVSTKSDVYSYGMMLLEMVGGRINKGKGVTNSSSDVYFPNQIYDSITEQVQSCEVTCDLEEAMRKMALVGLWCIQTNPENRPSMSKVIDMFEKSINELEMPPKPFLSCPSIPSYLSSHTSYGYRSSYCSASPSLLPCSKSRIKWTNVNSNCHYDTIMILQCVTEIFFFKHRIVFLLRMAAQFDKEKSFEIIVFDRNQNRNKANVSYLGDWMCLVFQVSKGTRVVCQSQTTSRIMQASNS from the coding sequence ATGGAAGAAATGCTGAGGATGTATGGATCTTTGGCTCCGAAAAGGTACAAGTACTCAGAGCTGAAACAAATGACTAGCCCTTTCAAGGATAAACTTGGAGAAGGTGGATATGGCACGGTATTTAGGGGTAGCCTACAAGATGGCTGTGCGGTTGCCGTGAACCTCCTAAAAGTTTCCAACGGCAAAGAGGAGTTCCTAAATGAGGCAATTAGTATTTGTAGGACATCACATATTAACATTGTCGGTCTGCTCGGTTTTTGCTTAGAGGGAGCTAATCGAGCCCGTGTTTATGAGTATATGGCTAATGGTTCACTGGAGAAGTATATTCACACAGAGAATTCAGATCTAGTTATTGGATGGGACAAGTTACAACAAATAGCACATGGCATCGCACGAGGATTGGAATATTTGCATCAAGGATGTAGTACTCGCATCATCCATTTTGCCATCAAGCCTCATAATATACTTCTAGATCAAGATTTTTGTCCCAAGATTGCAGATTTGGGTTTAGCGAAATTGTGTCACCTCAAGGCCGGTAGCATCCTCTCTGTCGCTGAAGCAAGAGGTACTATTGGATTCATTGCTCCAGAAGTATTCTCTAGAGATTTTGGAGTCGTTTCTACAAAGTCAGATGTCTATAGCTATGGAATGATGCTCCTGGAAATGGTTGGAGGAAGGATAAATAAAGGAAAAGGGGTTACCAATAGCTCAAGTGATGTGTATTTTCCAAACCAGATTTATGACAGTATAACAGAACAGGTACAAAGTTGTGAAGTCACCTGCGACCTTGAAGAGGCCATGAGAAAGATGGCCTTGGTCGGCCTATGGTGCATACAAACTAACCCCGAAAACCGTCCTTCGATGAGCAAGGTGATTGATATGTTCGAAAAGAGCATCAATGAATTGGAGATGCCACCAAAGCCGTTCCTTTCATGTCCCTCGATCCCGTCATACTTGTCGTCGCATACAAGTTATGGTTACAGATCATCATATTGCTCCGCATCCCCTTCTCTGTTACCATGTTCCAAAAGTAGGATTAAGTGGACAAATGTAAATTCGAATTGCCACTACGATACCATTATGATATTACAGTGTGTAACAGAAATATTTTTTTTCAAACATCGCATTGTGTTTCTACTAAGAATGGCTGCGCAATTTGATAAGGAAAAGTCATTTGAGATTATTGTATTTGATAGAAACCAAAATAGGAATAAAGCAAATGTTAGTTATTTGGGTGATTGGATGTGCTTGGTATTCCAAGTTTCGAAAGGCACCCGAGTGGTATGTCAGAGTCAGACAACTAGCAGGATCATGCAAGCAAGCAATAGCTAG
- the LOC120976372 gene encoding uncharacterized protein gives MPSTRTAPGPSAPALLGRPRPFAWSLGTCCSTPAPAGGRRLPRRLWRFAPANPGLLACSAGLCRPGQDLLSTNSKQAGTGKKKRKIYFIASFNTQCFSWTESTPQIGTTIDWTTAFGFKQPAFNLNSRKAMDRGWMSQPRASAAYKDGVEQFLSFAFHDVPAGDRILCPCVNCRNKAMQSYDGVKTHLRCDGILQGYTKWVCHVEDYSEPSFGFAHVSDNSGNFSIPGIPRNVVGEGNHGRMDDMPGLLSAVFAMANSCESLSSTSDGELDALNLRIWYLIQLRMRMQMLKQGRNLIRMQASWRMQTQSYTLDVKHFLSCHFSSPCIT, from the exons ATGCCGTCCACAAGGACTGCCCCTGGCCCCTCTGCTCCGGCGCTCCTCGGTCGTCCCCGGCCCTTTGCCTGGTCGCTAGGGACGTGCTGCTCCACGCCTGCTCCTGCCGGTGGCCGCCGCCTTCCGCGCCGGCTCTGGCGCTTTGCTCCTGCCAATCCCGGGCTGCTCGCCTGCTCGGCCGGACTCTGCCGCCCAGGACAGGATTTGCTGTCAACAAACAGCAAGCAGGCTGGGACAGGG aaaaagaagaggaagatATATTTCATTGCAAGTTTCAACACCCAGTGTTTCAGTTGGACTGAATCAACTCCACAAATTGGAACAACCATAGATTGGACCACCGCCTTTGGCTTCAAACAACCCGCCTTCAATCTCAACTCGAGAAA GGCGATGGATCGAGGTTGGATGAGTCAACCAAGAGCTAGTGCTGCTTACAAAGATGGTGTCGAACAATTTTTGTCTTTTGCATTCCATGATGTTCCAGCTGGTGATAGAATTCTCTGTCCTTGTGTAAATTGCCGAAATAAAGCTATGCAGAGTTATGATGGAGTGAAAACTCACTTGAGATGTGATGGTATTCTTCAAGGTTACACTAAGTGGGTTTGCCATGTAGAGGATTACAGTGAACCATCATTTGGATTTGCTCATGTATCAGATAACAGTGGCAATTTTTCTATTCCTGGCATCCCAAGGAATGTTGTTGGAGAAGGCAACCATGGAAGGATGGATGACATGCCAGGACTCTTAAGTGCTGTCTTTGCTATGGCTAATAGTTGTGAATCTTTATCAAGCACATCTGATGGTGAATTAGATGCGTTGAATTTGAGAATATGGTACCTAATTCAGTTGAGGATGAGAATGCAGATGCTCAAACAAGGAAGAAACCTAATACGTATGCAAGCTTCTTGGAGGATGCAAACACAGAGTTATACCCTGGATGTAAAGCATTttctaagttgtcatttctcatcaCCTTGTATCACATGA